One Dermacentor andersoni chromosome 6, qqDerAnde1_hic_scaffold, whole genome shotgun sequence genomic window carries:
- the LOC126523320 gene encoding neprilysin-1-like, with protein sequence MQDMVYSWLFGFETTLREGSKIFPIARIALIMFQTCMGNSSVYGSTIEEFRLLLNNLSLAWPEKPRADVDALGALISLAYHWRVELWVSMRVFSARRNAKTSNWIIEFAPAPQLPFYLRHHRSVNRHGGYSTYWSQFYQVFTNASPTDNLRHARDAANLEGNILKKLNEALHVSPRDAAQFPIGEIQKYTPNLAFSRWLRHLQHTTTLSPALTVKDEIVVTNVKFLATVGELFQNYTNQDILSYLAWQFVEHYGPIADSRLLLSRYGDQRTADRLRPAFCATQVEAVYKLMLLSLAYTLHIKNSEKDLIDRSFNRLVSAAVRLVNASGWLDPESRNAVTDKLLSATMQVWPPASFLTNESLEEIYKNFPGPGQAESFGGYWIRSLTSLRTIRRSPDYEYMSDLLHSYALPYLQYDYHVNKVDVAIGAVARPLFYSEGTNAMFYGGIGFSLAFELVKALDLKGLQWHSDGVLVSSILSESSRSVYEVKEKCLNSSEESDRSLFPDIPALEIAYSVYLDASKNVENGLQISEDLTETRVFFLTMCYMTCSREGFSNPSSANCNKLVRNSIAFANAFGCPLGSKMNPVKKCIFFG encoded by the coding sequence ATGCAAGACATGGTCTACTCTTGGTTATTCGGCTTTGAAACAACTCTACGAGAGGGCTCAAAGATCTTCCCAATAGCCCGCATAGCACTGATCATGTTTCAGACCTGCATGGGCAACTCCTCCGTGTACGGATCAACGATTGAAGAATTTCGCCTCTTGCTGAACAACCTGAGCCTGGCCTGGCCAGAGAAGCCAAGGGCGGACGTAGACGCGCTGGGCGCGCTCATCTCGCTGGCATACCACTGGCGCGTCGAACTGTGGGTTTCCATGCGAGTGTTCTCGGCACGACGCAATGCGAAAACAAGTAACTGGATTATTGAATTCGCCCCTGCTCCTCAGTTGCCTTTTTACCTGCGGCACCACCGCAGCGTGAACAGACATGGTGGTTATAGCACATACTGGAGCCAGTTCTACCAGGTATTCACCAACGCTAGCCCCACAGACAACTTGCGACATGCGAGAGATGCAGCCAATCTAGAGGGCAATATACTCAAGAAGCTCAACGAGGCCCTTCACGTGTCTCCCAGAGATGCGGCGCAGTTTCCCATCGGCGAAATACAAAAGTACACGCCGAACTTAGCATTTTCCCGGTGGCTGCGGCATCTTCAGCACACCACAACGCTGAGCCCCGCGCTGACCGTCAAAGACGAAATAGTCGTGACAAATGTGAAGTTCCTTGCCACCGTAGGCGAGCTCTTCCAAAATTACACAAACCAAGACATTCTGTCATACTTGGCGTGGCAATTCGTTGAACACTACGGTCCTATTGCTGACAGCCGCCTCTTGTTGTCGCGGTACGGAGACCAGAGAACAGCAGACAGACTGAGACCAGCGTTTTGCGCCACTCAAGTTGAGGCAGTCTACAAGCTGATGCTGCTGTCACTAGCATACACGCTGCACATTAAGAACAGCGAAAAGGATTTGATAGACAGAAGCTTCAACCGCTTGGTTTCGGCGGCCGTGCGCTTGGTTAACGCGTCCGGCTGGCTGGACCCAGAAAGCAGAAATGCGGTGACCGACAAGCTGCTATCGGCAACTATGCAGGTCTGGCCTCCGGCTAGCTTCCTCACAAACGAAAGTTTAGAAGAGATCTACAAGAACTTTCCTGGGCCCGGACAGGCGGAATCATTTGGCGGTTACTGGATTCGGTCTCTTACGAGTCTGAGAACGATCAGGAGGTCTCCCGACTACGAATACATGTCCGATCTGCTTCACAGCTACGCGCTACCTTACCTTCAGTACGATTACCACGTGAACAAAGTGGACGTAGCCATCGGTGCTGTCGCCCGGCCGCTGTTCTACAGCGAGGGCACAAATGCAATGTTCTATGGTGGCATTGGATTCTCCCTTGCCTTCGAACTGGTGAAGGCACTAGACCTGAAGGGCCTCCAATGGCATTCTGATGGAGTGCTGGTTAGCTCAATACTCAGCGAAAGCTCACGCTCAGTATATGAGGTGAAAGAAAAGTGCCTCAACAGCAGCGAGGAAAGCGACCGCAGCCTGTTTCCGGATATTCCTGCGTTAGAGATTGCTTACTCCGTCTACCTGGATGCCTCGAAGAATGTTGAGAACGGACTCCAAATCAGCGAAGATCTAACCGAAACACGGGTTTTCTTTCTTACAATGTGTTACATGACGTGCAGCCGGGAAGGCTTCAGTAACCCCTCCTCAGCGAACTGCAACAAACTTGTGCGGAACTCTATAGCCTTCGCTAATGCTTTCGGTTGCCCGCTGGGTTCGAAGATGAACCCTGTAAAGAAGTGCATTTTCTTCGGCTAG